One genomic region from Candidatus Caldarchaeum subterraneum encodes:
- a CDS encoding archaeal cell division control protein 6, whose translation MATQEEKTSLDSIAIHGKPRGGDPLEDIITRYTSDRSPLILKHEYLRSDYVPTALPHRTEHIKAVGNVLATVLRPVKPSNLFIYGKTGTGKTAVCRYVFNRLSSAVAEKGFDIRFVYINCRLAGTEYRVLSELCAAAGVAVPFTGVSKGELFRRFQTAASRLNSSFVVCLDEVDALVKAFGDDLLYELTRSSIGSGWVSLVGISNDLLFKEQLDPRVLSSLSEEEVVFQPYTATELADILRERARAALRPGAVGEDVVRLCAALAAAEHGDARRAIDLLRVSAEVAEREGAERIEEQHVRRAQSLIEKGRVKEVISSLPLHSRLVLLAVYMVSRKSSETTSGTLYNTYREYCVSLGLDPLTDRRVSTLVSELDMLGIVACDLVSYGRHGRTRRIKPTIPFDEVVEILGKDEALSQFLDGLS comes from the coding sequence ATGGCGACTCAAGAAGAAAAAACCTCTCTGGATAGCATAGCCATTCATGGGAAGCCGAGGGGTGGAGACCCTCTCGAAGACATCATAACCCGATACACCAGCGACAGGTCACCTCTCATCCTCAAACATGAATATCTTAGGTCGGACTATGTGCCCACCGCTCTTCCCCACAGGACAGAGCACATCAAAGCGGTTGGCAACGTTTTGGCCACTGTGCTGAGGCCAGTCAAACCCTCCAACCTCTTCATCTACGGCAAAACAGGCACAGGCAAAACAGCTGTCTGCCGATACGTTTTCAACAGGTTGTCCAGCGCCGTTGCCGAGAAAGGGTTTGACATCAGGTTTGTCTACATCAACTGTCGCCTCGCGGGCACGGAGTATAGGGTTTTGTCAGAGCTATGTGCAGCGGCCGGTGTCGCTGTCCCGTTCACAGGTGTCTCCAAGGGGGAGCTTTTCCGCCGTTTTCAGACAGCCGCATCGAGGCTGAACAGCTCTTTCGTTGTTTGCCTCGACGAAGTCGACGCATTGGTCAAGGCCTTCGGCGATGATCTTCTATACGAGTTGACACGCTCAAGCATAGGCTCTGGCTGGGTTTCACTCGTCGGCATCTCCAACGACCTGTTGTTTAAGGAGCAGCTTGACCCGCGTGTTTTGAGCAGCCTCAGCGAGGAGGAGGTTGTTTTCCAGCCTTACACGGCAACGGAGTTGGCCGACATTCTACGTGAAAGGGCCCGTGCGGCGCTGAGGCCCGGGGCTGTCGGTGAAGATGTTGTCAGGCTTTGCGCTGCATTGGCCGCCGCTGAGCACGGTGATGCGCGGAGGGCCATTGACCTTCTCCGTGTTTCGGCTGAGGTTGCGGAGAGAGAGGGTGCTGAGAGGATTGAGGAGCAGCATGTTAGAAGGGCTCAGAGCTTGATCGAGAAGGGCCGCGTCAAGGAGGTGATATCATCGCTTCCTCTCCACAGTCGTCTCGTCCTCCTCGCTGTCTACATGGTTTCACGCAAAAGCTCCGAAACCACATCCGGAACACTCTACAACACCTACCGCGAATACTGCGTCTCGCTCGGCCTCGACCCTCTCACCGACAGACGCGTCAGCACACTTGTCTCAGAGCTTGACATGCTAGGAATAGTTGCATGCGACCTCGTCAGCTACGGGAGACACGGTAGAACACGTCGAATAAAGCCCACAATCCCCTTCGACGAAGTGGTGGAAATCCTTGGAAAAGACGAGGCCCTTTCACAGTTTCTTGACGGCCTCTCGTGA
- a CDS encoding adenylosuccinate lyase produces the protein MRLGAITPIDGRYREKLEECSRFFSEYALIRYRLVVEACYLRAFLAAIGKGSEAHAVEGLEKELWELPMEEAVEVKNIERRVGHDVVAVTLFLEKKLEERGHAALKPFIHFGLTSEDINNIAYGMALRDFIQTSLTPVLANLVKEITSLAETHASTPYLARTHGQPAVPTTFGSYLANYGYRLAKLTAKLKNLRPQAKLGGAVGDLSAHKTAYPQVDWVSFAEKFVEQMGLEYMPAATQVAPHERFSEILQTVAAIASVAANLCRDFWLFGALGLVEFGKPSEHRHSSTMPQKHNPLLFENAEGCFDLAADMLSYMATRLISSRLHRDLSDSVIKRFYGTALALTLLGVKNLIQALGQTHVKTDKMREEVEKTPEASAEILQLILRKHGVEDGYSLAAQAAEKGLGWLRETLSARGLDPRIIDEAAVTRYVEAGFEKAVMLVERVREIVRALNV, from the coding sequence ATAAGGCTCGGAGCAATCACTCCGATAGATGGACGCTACAGAGAAAAGCTCGAGGAGTGCAGTAGGTTCTTCAGCGAATACGCGCTCATCCGCTACAGGCTGGTTGTAGAAGCATGCTATCTTAGAGCGTTTCTTGCAGCGATTGGCAAGGGCTCCGAGGCCCATGCAGTTGAAGGCCTCGAGAAAGAGTTGTGGGAGCTTCCTATGGAGGAGGCTGTTGAGGTGAAGAACATCGAGCGGCGAGTGGGGCATGACGTTGTCGCGGTAACCTTGTTTCTCGAGAAGAAGCTGGAGGAAAGAGGCCATGCGGCTCTAAAGCCCTTCATCCACTTCGGCCTCACAAGCGAGGACATAAACAACATCGCCTATGGCATGGCCCTCCGCGACTTCATCCAAACCAGCCTCACACCCGTCCTCGCAAACCTTGTTAAAGAAATCACCTCACTCGCAGAAACACACGCATCCACACCCTACCTCGCACGGACACACGGACAACCCGCCGTGCCCACAACATTCGGAAGCTACCTCGCCAACTACGGATACAGGCTCGCCAAGCTAACAGCCAAGCTCAAAAACCTCAGACCACAGGCCAAGCTTGGAGGAGCAGTCGGAGACCTCTCAGCCCATAAAACAGCCTATCCACAGGTGGACTGGGTTAGCTTCGCCGAGAAATTTGTCGAGCAAATGGGTCTCGAGTACATGCCTGCTGCGACGCAGGTGGCCCCTCATGAGAGGTTTTCCGAGATACTGCAGACGGTCGCGGCCATCGCATCGGTTGCGGCCAACTTGTGCAGAGATTTCTGGCTATTCGGGGCCCTTGGGCTTGTGGAGTTCGGCAAACCATCTGAACATCGTCATTCATCAACTATGCCGCAGAAACATAACCCGCTGCTCTTCGAGAACGCGGAGGGCTGTTTCGACCTCGCCGCAGACATGCTCAGCTACATGGCGACACGGCTAATCTCCTCACGGCTCCACAGAGACCTAAGCGACTCAGTCATCAAACGCTTCTACGGCACAGCTCTCGCCCTAACACTCCTCGGCGTCAAAAACCTCATCCAAGCCCTCGGCCAAACACATGTCAAAACCGACAAGATGCGTGAAGAAGTCGAGAAAACACCCGAAGCCTCCGCCGAGATTCTCCAGCTAATCCTCCGCAAACACGGAGTCGAGGACGGCTACAGCCTCGCGGCCCAGGCGGCGGAGAAGGGGCTCGGCTGGCTGCGTGAAACCTTGTCTGCGAGGGGGCTTGACCCCCGTATAATTGACGAAGCGGCTGTTACGAGGTATGTTGAGGCGGGTTTCGAGAAGGCGGTTATGCTTGTTGAGAGGGTTCGTGAGATTGTTAGAGCGCTGAACGTGTGA
- a CDS encoding conserved hypothetical protein (methyltransferase domain), with amino-acid sequence MRKNVDDVAYLDYDTLSEGYDELYGDEQRAKHHHAVDRVREPVSRVCDAGCGTALFLETIRSRLGPVDYVGFDTAANMLAKAASRADAYTHLVQADANHMPFRCKVFSHLFCLTVIHHLNPQQFIREAHRTTTTKIIISQHKRLTPRLTGHPAEENETVDEIITIKPEPL; translated from the coding sequence TTGCGAAAAAATGTGGATGACGTGGCTTACCTAGACTATGACACGCTCAGCGAAGGCTATGACGAGCTCTACGGAGATGAGCAGCGGGCCAAGCATCATCACGCGGTTGACAGGGTTAGAGAGCCTGTTTCAAGGGTTTGCGACGCGGGATGTGGCACGGCCCTGTTTCTCGAAACCATCCGCTCAAGGCTGGGGCCCGTCGATTATGTGGGGTTTGACACAGCGGCCAACATGCTTGCAAAAGCCGCCTCAAGGGCCGACGCCTACACACATCTCGTTCAAGCCGATGCAAACCACATGCCTTTCCGCTGCAAAGTCTTCAGCCACCTCTTCTGCCTAACCGTCATCCACCACCTCAACCCCCAGCAATTCATCCGAGAAGCACACCGCACCACAACAACAAAAATAATCATCAGCCAACACAAACGCCTAACTCCACGTCTAACAGGACATCCCGCTGAAGAAAACGAAACAGTCGACGAAATCATCACCATAAAACCCGAGCCCCTGTAG
- a CDS encoding adenylosuccinate synthase has translation MSVEVVVGLQWGDEGKGKISYVLSRGAEAVARFQGGANAGHTIKIGETRYKFNMLPAGCLAGPRPVIASGCLLDPEAFEKELQLLQTSGHRHQPLVSMGAHIVFPMHRELDGRLESLRGSSAVGTTRRGIGPAYADKMLRVGIRVGDLLSHSSLGEKVKFLRRLHGVEPGVDFEKLEKLLRPFAGNVSGFLNEVVESGGRVLLEGAQGTLLDIDHGTYPYVTSSNTISANGFVSTGLPISRKGQIIGVTKAYTTRVGAGPFPTEITGPTAETIREKGGEFGTTTGRPRRIGWLDIPALRYACMINGVDTVAVTKSDVLSGLPTVKACVRYMVDGVETTRFGDFLHRLDEVQPVYEEFHGWNMDEAGLRRVVEKGWDELPPNLREYLEWLEKQLRVNISIASVGEEASLTVTRR, from the coding sequence ATGAGTGTTGAAGTGGTTGTCGGGCTTCAGTGGGGTGACGAGGGAAAGGGCAAGATTAGCTACGTGTTGTCGAGGGGTGCGGAAGCTGTTGCGAGGTTTCAGGGCGGGGCGAACGCGGGACACACAATCAAAATCGGTGAGACACGCTACAAATTCAACATGCTTCCCGCGGGCTGTCTTGCAGGGCCCCGGCCCGTCATAGCGTCGGGATGTCTCCTCGACCCCGAAGCATTCGAGAAAGAGCTGCAGCTCCTCCAAACAAGTGGCCATCGTCATCAACCGCTTGTGAGCATGGGTGCCCACATCGTTTTCCCCATGCACCGTGAACTGGACGGCAGACTCGAGTCTCTCCGCGGCTCTTCAGCGGTTGGAACAACAAGGCGAGGGATAGGCCCCGCCTATGCCGATAAGATGCTCCGTGTCGGGATAAGGGTCGGTGACCTGTTGTCTCATAGTTCTCTCGGGGAGAAAGTGAAGTTTCTGCGGAGGCTGCACGGTGTTGAGCCGGGTGTCGACTTTGAGAAGCTGGAGAAGCTGTTGAGGCCTTTTGCGGGAAATGTCTCGGGGTTTTTGAATGAGGTGGTTGAGTCTGGGGGCCGTGTGTTGCTAGAGGGTGCGCAGGGCACTCTGCTGGACATAGACCACGGCACCTACCCCTACGTGACCTCGTCCAACACCATATCCGCAAACGGCTTCGTCTCAACAGGCTTGCCCATATCTAGAAAAGGCCAAATCATCGGCGTAACCAAGGCATACACCACACGCGTCGGCGCAGGCCCCTTTCCCACAGAAATAACAGGCCCCACAGCGGAAACCATCCGCGAGAAAGGCGGAGAATTTGGAACAACCACGGGAAGGCCCCGGCGCATAGGCTGGCTCGACATACCTGCCCTGAGATACGCATGCATGATAAACGGCGTAGACACAGTGGCGGTCACCAAGAGCGACGTGTTGTCAGGTCTTCCGACGGTCAAGGCCTGTGTCAGATACATGGTGGATGGCGTGGAGACAACCCGTTTCGGTGATTTTCTGCATCGCCTAGACGAGGTTCAGCCTGTTTACGAGGAGTTCCATGGCTGGAATATGGATGAAGCCGGCCTCCGCAGGGTCGTTGAGAAGGGCTGGGACGAGCTTCCGCCAAACCTCCGCGAATACCTCGAGTGGCTGGAGAAACAGCTCCGCGTAAACATCTCCATCGCGTCGGTGGGTGAGGAGGCTTCACTCACGGTAACGAGGAGATAA
- a CDS encoding conserved hypothetical protein (nucleotidyltransferase domain), with protein sequence MRVVVYGDETWSLLRRLRDRALTVMSHLEQHGFSSIVYGSVARGDVTLSSDLDIFIPIPVPMYKLEYALSLLQPIHKRELVQATPYYAPKAYLYLSEKDTVSAPMVPLNRDEEGFYKLAGFLTLEELRRDVRKPGINKALQLIIPTADGHVEKPLKHSFEEAVKTLDISPDILNSRIKVLLKRREKGHTGVYQHIVLPEGMSFEEAFAKLMQKSRRKT encoded by the coding sequence TTGAGGGTTGTTGTCTACGGCGATGAGACGTGGAGTCTTCTCCGCCGACTAAGGGATAGGGCCCTCACGGTGATGTCTCATCTCGAGCAGCATGGCTTCAGCTCCATCGTCTACGGCAGCGTTGCACGCGGCGACGTAACCCTCTCAAGCGACCTCGACATCTTCATCCCCATCCCCGTCCCCATGTATAAGCTGGAGTATGCGCTGTCGCTTCTCCAGCCCATCCATAAGCGGGAGCTTGTCCAAGCAACACCCTACTACGCTCCCAAAGCCTATCTCTACCTCAGTGAGAAAGATACGGTGTCGGCGCCCATGGTTCCCCTCAACCGTGACGAGGAAGGCTTCTACAAGCTGGCTGGATTTCTGACTCTTGAGGAGCTGCGGCGGGATGTGAGAAAACCCGGCATAAACAAGGCCCTCCAACTCATCATCCCCACAGCAGACGGCCACGTCGAAAAACCCCTGAAACACAGCTTCGAAGAAGCCGTCAAAACACTCGACATCAGCCCCGACATCCTCAACTCACGCATCAAAGTCCTGCTAAAAAGAAGAGAAAAAGGACACACAGGGGTCTACCAGCACATAGTCCTGCCCGAGGGCATGAGCTTCGAAGAAGCCTTCGCCAAACTTATGCAGAAAAGCCGGAGAAAAACTTAA
- a CDS encoding deoxyribonuclease V encodes MLSSSPYLFFFGKIQEAVARIAYPVEDRLGVVERVCGVDAAYRRGRVAAAAVVYDVGERRVVEDVVEVIAGKTTPYIPGFLVLREGPAMLRALQRTKTDYDVLVADGHGRAHPRRCGLATLLGFAVDKPSIGVAKSILIGTRQPSNSHDKIVEGDEVIGVAKGKTVYSQGYGVSFNDLLKVFDLFGGAYPEPLRVADRLSREAVKKL; translated from the coding sequence ATGTTGTCATCGTCGCCTTACCTCTTTTTCTTTGGGAAGATTCAGGAGGCGGTGGCGAGGATTGCTTATCCTGTTGAGGATAGGCTGGGAGTTGTGGAACGTGTTTGCGGTGTTGACGCGGCTTATCGCCGTGGACGTGTGGCGGCTGCGGCCGTTGTGTATGACGTGGGTGAGAGGCGTGTGGTTGAGGATGTTGTGGAGGTTATAGCTGGAAAAACAACACCCTATATCCCCGGGTTTCTGGTGCTGCGTGAGGGCCCCGCCATGCTGAGGGCCCTGCAACGAACAAAAACCGACTACGATGTATTGGTTGCGGATGGACATGGACGTGCACATCCACGTCGCTGCGGACTCGCTACGTTGCTCGGATTCGCCGTAGACAAGCCATCCATCGGAGTGGCGAAATCCATCCTTATAGGCACACGGCAGCCATCAAACAGCCACGATAAAATAGTTGAGGGTGATGAGGTAATCGGCGTCGCCAAAGGAAAAACAGTCTACAGCCAAGGATATGGCGTATCATTCAACGACCTGTTAAAGGTTTTCGACTTGTTCGGCGGAGCTTATCCCGAGCCGCTGCGGGTTGCGGACAGGCTTTCACGAGAGGCCGTCAAGAAACTGTGA
- a CDS encoding zinc-dependent protease, TldD/PmbA family: MRLDFAVHRRFVRLAQRLGASDVVFTSHQTQWQMIRFSNNKITVSKNGSTVSVDVYVSVKGRRAVQSTTDVSPESVEELVRKTVAAAKSSPETDVYAPLPKGPFKYDKKLLKPVSAEVPPEQLVEYVGEAVNGGLDNGGKRVAGSLVYTRGKMLLTTTGGVEASASSTGIEISVRAFAADDATGHFVSVAADPKQFTPYQAGAKAGEIAKMALNPVDGEAGVYEGLLGPMTFAHILEQVGSWASAFYVDGEMSFLTGLLGQKAGSDVFSLYDDPTLAGTYGATPFDDEGLPTRRNTLFENGVLKTYLHNSTTAKKFNTSSTANAGLIVPHPYNLVCSTGGKSLDKLISSIDNGIWVTNDWYLRYQNYRTGEFSTIPRDGLFLIRKGSVEKPLKGLRLSDNMLNILKGIRDLGNEGYWIKWWEVEIPTYAPHATVEKLNFTRSAL, translated from the coding sequence TTGAGGCTGGATTTTGCTGTTCATCGCAGGTTTGTGAGATTGGCTCAGAGGCTTGGCGCCTCGGATGTTGTCTTCACCTCGCATCAAACACAGTGGCAGATGATACGCTTCTCCAACAACAAGATAACCGTCTCCAAAAACGGGTCCACAGTCTCTGTTGATGTTTATGTTAGTGTGAAGGGGAGGCGGGCTGTGCAGTCGACGACCGATGTCTCACCCGAGTCTGTTGAGGAGCTTGTGAGGAAAACCGTGGCCGCCGCCAAGTCGTCTCCCGAGACAGATGTCTACGCCCCTCTGCCAAAAGGCCCCTTCAAATATGACAAGAAGCTTCTCAAGCCAGTTTCCGCAGAGGTTCCCCCCGAGCAGCTTGTAGAATATGTGGGGGAGGCTGTTAACGGAGGGCTCGACAACGGCGGGAAACGGGTGGCTGGGAGCCTTGTCTACACCCGTGGAAAGATGCTGTTGACGACGACAGGCGGTGTGGAGGCGTCGGCCTCGAGCACGGGTATCGAGATATCTGTCAGGGCCTTTGCCGCTGATGATGCCACGGGCCACTTCGTATCTGTTGCCGCTGACCCTAAGCAGTTCACACCTTATCAAGCAGGTGCGAAGGCGGGTGAGATTGCGAAGATGGCCCTCAACCCCGTCGACGGAGAAGCAGGCGTCTACGAGGGACTTCTCGGCCCCATGACGTTTGCACACATTCTCGAGCAGGTTGGCTCATGGGCCTCGGCATTCTACGTCGACGGCGAGATGTCTTTCTTGACGGGTTTATTGGGCCAGAAAGCTGGCTCGGATGTTTTCAGCCTCTACGACGACCCAACACTCGCAGGCACATACGGAGCCACACCTTTCGACGACGAGGGACTTCCCACGAGGCGAAACACCCTGTTCGAGAACGGTGTTCTCAAAACATATCTCCACAACAGCACCACCGCCAAGAAGTTCAACACAAGCTCGACAGCCAACGCCGGCCTCATAGTCCCCCATCCCTACAACCTCGTCTGCAGCACAGGCGGCAAATCACTCGACAAGCTCATCTCATCCATAGACAACGGCATCTGGGTAACCAACGACTGGTACCTCCGCTACCAAAACTATCGGACAGGAGAGTTCTCAACCATTCCACGTGACGGCCTCTTCCTCATAAGGAAAGGCTCCGTCGAGAAGCCTTTGAAGGGCCTCAGGCTGAGCGACAACATGCTCAACATTCTGAAGGGGATAAGAGACTTGGGGAACGAGGGCTACTGGATAAAGTGGTGGGAGGTCGAGATACCCACCTACGCACCCCACGCCACCGTCGAGAAACTGAACTTCACACGTTCAGCGCTCTAA
- a CDS encoding inosine monophosphate dehydrogenase, with protein sequence MSKCFPRDLLAKILEKVGLTFDDVLLLPRRSSIRSRRDVSTRSRFTRRIELEVPIVSAAMDTVTEAEMAVAMAREGGIGVIHRFNTVEQQVEQVKLVKRAENIAVEEPYTIEPEATVAEAEALMRRKNVSGLLVTKSSRKLVGILSRRDILFAPREAKVSEYMTPREKLITAPPSISLEEAKQIFMKHKVEKLPLVDSEWNIKGLITSADIVKKLMHPNASRDSRGRLMVAAAIGVREEAMDRAEALLAAGADCLVIDVAHGHTDMVINLIKQLRRSFGEDFELVAGNVATAEGVEDLAAAGASGVKVGVGPGSVCTTRVVAGVGVPQLTAIMDCAETAEAMGVPIIADGGIRSSADLVKALAAGASTVMIGRLLAGTDESPGAVVVKNGRKMKVYRGMASFYAMLAKESRAGDEDFLQDASEYSFIAEGVEAYVPYKGSASDVVKQLVAGLRSGLSYLGASNIKELQRNAVFIRMTEAGLKESHPHDVETI encoded by the coding sequence ATGTCAAAGTGTTTTCCAAGGGATTTATTGGCGAAAATTTTGGAGAAGGTTGGTTTAACCTTCGACGACGTCTTGCTTCTGCCCCGCCGTTCCTCTATCAGGTCGCGTAGAGATGTTTCTACGAGGAGTCGGTTTACGCGGAGGATTGAGCTGGAGGTGCCTATTGTCTCGGCTGCGATGGATACGGTGACGGAGGCTGAGATGGCTGTTGCAATGGCCCGTGAAGGCGGCATAGGTGTCATACATCGTTTCAACACCGTTGAGCAGCAGGTTGAGCAGGTTAAGCTGGTGAAACGCGCCGAAAACATAGCTGTCGAGGAGCCGTACACCATCGAACCCGAGGCCACGGTAGCCGAGGCGGAGGCCCTTATGCGGAGAAAAAACGTCAGCGGACTGCTTGTGACAAAATCGTCGCGGAAACTCGTCGGCATACTCTCGCGACGCGACATACTCTTCGCACCACGTGAAGCAAAAGTCTCGGAATACATGACTCCGCGTGAAAAACTCATCACAGCGCCGCCCAGCATCTCACTCGAGGAAGCTAAACAAATTTTCATGAAGCATAAGGTTGAGAAGCTGCCGCTCGTTGACTCGGAGTGGAACATCAAAGGCCTCATCACGAGCGCGGACATAGTCAAGAAGCTGATGCACCCCAACGCTTCTAGGGATTCGCGAGGAAGGTTAATGGTCGCGGCCGCTATTGGTGTGAGGGAGGAGGCGATGGACCGTGCAGAGGCCCTTCTCGCGGCTGGAGCCGACTGCTTGGTGATAGACGTCGCCCATGGACACACGGACATGGTCATCAACCTAATCAAACAGCTCCGCCGCTCATTCGGCGAAGATTTTGAGCTTGTGGCGGGCAACGTGGCCACCGCAGAAGGTGTCGAAGACCTTGCGGCTGCCGGGGCCTCTGGCGTCAAAGTCGGCGTGGGGCCCGGCTCGGTGTGCACCACACGCGTTGTCGCTGGTGTCGGTGTGCCGCAGCTGACAGCTATCATGGATTGTGCGGAGACCGCTGAGGCGATGGGTGTCCCGATAATCGCTGACGGCGGGATAAGGTCGAGCGCAGACCTCGTCAAGGCCCTTGCAGCCGGCGCGTCCACGGTTATGATTGGGAGATTGTTGGCTGGAACGGATGAGAGCCCGGGAGCCGTGGTTGTCAAAAATGGGCGGAAGATGAAGGTTTACCGAGGCATGGCCTCTTTCTATGCGATGCTCGCCAAAGAGAGCAGGGCAGGCGATGAAGACTTTTTACAGGATGCTTCGGAGTACAGCTTCATCGCGGAAGGTGTCGAAGCATATGTGCCTTACAAGGGCTCTGCCTCTGATGTGGTGAAGCAGCTGGTTGCGGGGCTTCGCTCGGGCCTCAGCTATCTCGGCGCATCAAACATCAAGGAGCTGCAGCGGAACGCTGTCTTCATACGCATGACCGAGGCGGGTCTGAAGGAAAGCCATCCACACGACGTAGAAACGATATGA